One Streptomyces sp. SAI-135 DNA segment encodes these proteins:
- the serC gene encoding phosphoserine transaminase — translation MAEIQIPADIKPADGRFGAGPSKVRTEALDALAATGTSLLGTSHRQAPVKNLVGKVREGISELFSLPEGYEVVLGNGGSTAFWDVATHGLIENKSQHLTFGEFSSKFAKASKLAPWLAEPTVVSSDPGTHPEPRAEAGVDVYAFTHNETSTGVAAPIRRVAGADEGSLVLVDATSGAGGLPVDIAETDVYYFAPQKSFASDGGLWIGVFSPAAIERAERIHASGRHVPEFFSLPTAIDNSRKNQTYNTPALATLFLLNQQLEWINGQGGLAWSTARTKDSSTRLYSWAEESKHATPFVTDPAKRSQVIGTIDFSDEIDAAAIAKVLRANGIVDTEPYRKLGRNQLRVAMFPAIDPADVEALTKCIDYVIEKL, via the coding sequence GTGGCTGAGATCCAGATTCCCGCTGACATCAAGCCCGCCGACGGTCGATTCGGCGCGGGCCCCTCCAAGGTGCGGACGGAAGCGCTGGACGCGCTGGCCGCGACCGGAACCTCCCTCCTCGGCACCTCCCACCGCCAGGCCCCGGTGAAGAACCTGGTCGGCAAGGTCCGCGAGGGCATCAGTGAGCTGTTCTCGCTCCCCGAGGGCTACGAGGTCGTCCTCGGCAACGGCGGCTCCACCGCGTTCTGGGACGTGGCGACGCACGGACTGATCGAGAACAAGTCGCAGCACCTGACCTTCGGCGAGTTCTCGTCGAAGTTCGCGAAGGCGTCCAAGCTGGCCCCCTGGCTGGCCGAGCCGACCGTCGTCTCCTCCGACCCCGGCACGCACCCGGAGCCGCGCGCCGAGGCGGGCGTCGACGTGTACGCGTTCACCCACAACGAGACCTCCACCGGTGTCGCCGCCCCGATCCGGCGCGTGGCCGGTGCCGACGAGGGCTCCCTGGTCCTGGTGGACGCCACCTCCGGCGCCGGCGGCCTCCCGGTCGACATCGCCGAGACGGACGTCTACTACTTCGCCCCGCAGAAGTCCTTCGCCTCCGACGGCGGCCTGTGGATCGGTGTGTTCTCCCCGGCCGCGATCGAGCGCGCCGAGCGGATCCACGCGTCCGGCCGCCACGTCCCGGAGTTCTTCAGCCTGCCCACGGCGATCGACAACTCCCGCAAGAACCAGACGTACAACACCCCGGCGCTCGCCACCCTCTTCCTGCTGAACCAGCAGCTGGAGTGGATCAACGGCCAGGGCGGCCTGGCGTGGTCGACGGCCCGCACGAAGGACTCCTCCACCCGCCTGTACAGCTGGGCGGAGGAGTCCAAGCACGCGACGCCGTTCGTCACCGACCCGGCCAAGCGCTCCCAGGTCATCGGCACGATCGACTTCTCGGACGAGATCGACGCCGCCGCGATCGCCAAGGTGCTGCGCGCCAACGGCATCGTCGACACCGAGCCCTACCGCAAGCTGGGCCGCAACCAGCTGCGCGTCGCGATGTTCCCGGCGATCGACCCGGCGGACGTCGAGGCGCTCACCAAGTGCATCGACTACGTGATCGAGAAGCTCTGA
- a CDS encoding cellulase family glycosylhydrolase — MFRSLRRVLCAAALVLPLLAGAQSAHAAEAQADAGAGYWHTSGRQILDASGQPVRIAGINWFGFETSNLVVHGLWSRDYKSMIDQMKSLGYNTIRIPFSDDIFKSGAVPNSIDFSSGKNADLQGLNSLGVLDRIVSYAGQDGLKVILDRHRPDSAGQSALWYTAAVPESTWIANLKSLATRYQGKDTVVGIDLHNEPHDPACWGCGDTATDWRLAAQRAGNAVLSVNPDLLIFVEGVQTFNGVSGWWGGNLMGVAQYPVQLSVANRVVYSAHDYATSVAQQSWFSDPSFPANMPGIWDKYWGYIFKQNIAPVWVGEFGTTLQSAVDQKWLAALVSYLRPTSTYGADSFHWTFWSWNPNSGDTGGILKDDWQSVDTVKDGYLASVKAPGFPGSGGGDPGGPGGGTAACTASYSVSSDWGSGFNAEVKVTNSGSVALSSWKVTWTWPGSQKVTSMWNASYSQTGSTVTATNAAHNGALAAGGSASFGFGGAPGGGGVPNVSCTAA; from the coding sequence CTGTGCGCGGCGGCGCTCGTGCTGCCGCTCCTGGCCGGAGCGCAGTCGGCGCACGCCGCCGAGGCCCAGGCCGACGCCGGTGCCGGCTACTGGCACACCAGCGGACGCCAGATCCTGGACGCCTCCGGGCAGCCCGTCCGGATCGCCGGCATCAACTGGTTCGGCTTCGAGACCAGCAACCTCGTCGTCCACGGCCTGTGGTCCCGCGACTACAAATCCATGATCGACCAGATGAAGTCGCTGGGCTACAACACGATCCGCATCCCGTTCAGCGACGACATCTTCAAGTCGGGCGCAGTCCCCAACAGCATCGACTTCTCCAGCGGCAAGAACGCCGACCTCCAGGGCCTGAACTCGCTCGGCGTCCTGGACAGGATCGTGTCGTACGCCGGTCAGGACGGCCTCAAGGTCATCCTGGACCGGCACCGCCCGGACTCCGCCGGCCAGTCGGCGCTCTGGTACACGGCCGCGGTCCCGGAGTCGACGTGGATCGCCAACCTCAAGTCCCTCGCGACCCGTTACCAGGGCAAGGACACCGTCGTGGGGATCGACCTGCACAACGAACCGCACGACCCGGCCTGTTGGGGCTGCGGGGACACCGCCACCGACTGGCGGCTGGCTGCCCAGCGGGCCGGGAACGCGGTGCTGTCGGTCAACCCCGACCTGCTGATCTTCGTCGAGGGCGTGCAGACCTTCAACGGCGTCTCCGGCTGGTGGGGCGGCAACCTCATGGGGGTCGCCCAGTACCCGGTGCAGCTGAGCGTCGCCAACCGCGTCGTGTACTCCGCCCACGACTACGCCACCAGCGTGGCCCAGCAGAGCTGGTTCAGCGATCCTTCGTTCCCCGCCAACATGCCGGGGATCTGGGACAAGTACTGGGGCTACATCTTCAAGCAGAACATCGCCCCGGTGTGGGTGGGCGAGTTCGGGACCACCCTCCAGTCGGCCGTGGACCAGAAGTGGCTCGCCGCGCTGGTGAGCTACCTGCGCCCGACCTCGACGTACGGCGCCGACTCCTTCCACTGGACCTTCTGGTCCTGGAATCCCAACTCCGGTGACACGGGCGGCATCCTGAAGGACGACTGGCAGAGCGTGGACACCGTGAAGGACGGCTACCTGGCGAGCGTCAAGGCACCGGGCTTCCCCGGCTCGGGCGGCGGCGACCCAGGTGGCCCCGGCGGCGGCACTGCGGCCTGCACCGCCTCCTACTCCGTCAGCAGCGACTGGGGGAGCGGGTTCAACGCGGAGGTCAAGGTCACCAACTCCGGCTCCGTGGCGCTGAGTTCCTGGAAGGTGACCTGGACCTGGCCGGGGTCGCAGAAGGTGACCTCCATGTGGAACGCGTCGTACAGCCAGACCGGATCCACCGTGACCGCGACGAACGCCGCGCACAACGGGGCGCTCGCCGCGGGTGGTTCGGCGAGCTTCGGGTTCGGGGGCGCGCCCGGGGGCGGGGGTGTGCCGAACGTGAGCTGCACGGCTGCCTGA
- a CDS encoding FAD-binding and (Fe-S)-binding domain-containing protein, whose product MTDLEAQLRKAVRGEVGFDVTSRALTTMDASNYRRVPLGVVAPADADDVAAALEVCRSHGVPVVARGGGTSIAGQATGTGVVLDFTRHMNRLLSLDPASRTAVVQPGLVLDRLQEAAAPHGLRFGPDPSTHGRCTLGGMIGNNSCGSHSVAWGTTADSVHRLDVVTARGERLRLGQGWAGAPDGLRELVDGELARLRTGFPELPRRISGYALDALLPENGADVARSFCGSEGTLGVLTEAVVRLVEAPRARALAVLGYADEGAAAEAAAGLLVHRPLTVEGMAADLVPSATALPRGGAWLFVETGADSGAEARARAEEIVRAADVLDALVVTDPAGQRALWRIREDASGTATRMPDGTEAWPGWEDCAVPPRRLGAYLRDFRRLLGSHGLRGTPYGHFGDGCIHVRIDFDLLTEAGVGRFRRFSEELADLVVAHGGSLSGEHGDGMARAELLPRMYGDDMVALFERAKAVWDPDDLLNPGMLVRPAPLDSRLRFSVLPREPVDVAFGYPADGGDFTAAVRRCVGVAKCRTATASGPAVMCPSFRATGEEAHSTRGRARLLHEMLAGEAGGLVTDGWRSTEVRDALDLCLSCKGCRSDCPVGVDMATYKAEFLHHHYAGRRRPAAHYSMGRLPVWLRLVDRLRAAAVVNALASAGPLAAVAKRLAGIAPERRIPRLAPVTFSRWWEARDARGTGDLVVLWPDTFTEHLSPSVGQAAVRVLEAAGLRVALPPTVHLAKPPVGDGRTVALDPVSVLRGRGRVCCGLTYVSTGQLDRARAVLRRTLDLMDPVLETTTPVIVLEPSCAAALRTDLPELLHDDPRAALLASRVLTFAEALERLAPHWRPPALDRPVVGQTHCHQHAVLGDTADRRLREAAGLTGELTGGCCGLAGDFGFEKGHFEVSRACAEEQLLPSVRQAPEGAAVLADGYSCRTQLEQLAGVRGRHLAELLAEGLTPGP is encoded by the coding sequence ATGACGGATCTTGAGGCCCAGCTGCGCAAGGCCGTCCGGGGCGAGGTCGGTTTCGACGTCACCTCCCGGGCCCTGACCACGATGGACGCGTCCAACTACCGGCGCGTCCCGCTCGGGGTCGTGGCCCCGGCGGACGCCGACGACGTGGCCGCCGCGCTCGAGGTCTGTCGCTCGCACGGGGTACCGGTGGTGGCGCGGGGCGGAGGCACCTCCATCGCCGGACAGGCCACCGGGACCGGTGTCGTACTCGACTTCACCCGGCACATGAACCGGCTGCTGTCCCTCGACCCCGCGAGCCGTACCGCCGTCGTGCAGCCCGGGCTCGTCCTCGACCGGCTCCAGGAGGCCGCCGCCCCGCACGGGCTGCGGTTCGGGCCGGACCCCTCCACGCACGGCCGGTGCACGCTCGGCGGGATGATCGGGAACAACTCCTGCGGGTCGCACTCGGTGGCGTGGGGCACGACCGCCGACAGCGTGCACCGGCTCGACGTCGTCACCGCGCGCGGTGAGCGGCTGCGGCTCGGACAGGGCTGGGCCGGGGCGCCGGACGGGCTGCGGGAGCTGGTCGACGGGGAGCTCGCGCGGCTCAGGACCGGTTTCCCCGAGCTGCCCCGCCGGATCTCCGGGTACGCGCTGGACGCCCTGCTGCCCGAGAACGGGGCCGACGTCGCCCGGTCCTTCTGCGGCAGCGAGGGCACCCTCGGCGTCCTCACCGAGGCCGTCGTCCGGCTGGTGGAGGCACCGCGCGCGCGTGCGCTCGCCGTCCTCGGGTACGCGGACGAAGGCGCGGCCGCCGAGGCCGCCGCCGGGCTGCTGGTGCACCGCCCCCTGACGGTGGAGGGCATGGCGGCCGACCTGGTGCCCTCGGCGACCGCGCTGCCGAGGGGCGGCGCGTGGCTGTTCGTGGAGACCGGCGCCGACAGCGGGGCCGAGGCACGCGCGCGTGCGGAGGAGATCGTGCGCGCCGCCGACGTCCTGGACGCCCTCGTGGTGACCGACCCCGCGGGTCAGCGGGCCCTGTGGCGCATCCGGGAGGACGCCAGCGGTACGGCCACCCGGATGCCGGACGGGACCGAGGCCTGGCCCGGCTGGGAGGACTGCGCGGTGCCGCCGCGGCGGCTCGGCGCCTATCTGCGGGACTTCCGGCGGCTGCTCGGCTCCCACGGCCTCCGGGGCACCCCGTACGGCCACTTCGGCGACGGCTGCATCCACGTCCGCATCGACTTCGACCTGCTGACCGAGGCCGGGGTGGGACGCTTCCGGCGTTTCTCCGAGGAGCTCGCCGACCTGGTCGTCGCCCACGGCGGCTCGCTGTCCGGCGAGCACGGGGACGGAATGGCCCGCGCCGAACTGCTCCCGAGGATGTACGGCGACGACATGGTCGCCCTCTTCGAGCGGGCGAAGGCCGTCTGGGACCCGGACGACCTGCTCAACCCCGGCATGCTGGTCCGCCCGGCCCCCCTCGACTCCCGGCTGCGGTTCTCCGTCCTGCCCCGCGAGCCGGTCGACGTGGCCTTCGGCTACCCGGCCGACGGCGGCGACTTCACGGCGGCGGTACGGCGCTGCGTCGGCGTCGCGAAATGCCGTACGGCCACGGCGTCCGGGCCCGCCGTGATGTGCCCGTCCTTCCGGGCCACCGGAGAGGAGGCGCACTCCACGCGCGGACGTGCCCGGCTGCTGCACGAGATGCTCGCGGGTGAGGCGGGCGGGCTCGTGACCGACGGCTGGCGGTCGACGGAGGTGCGGGACGCCCTCGACCTGTGCCTGTCCTGCAAGGGCTGCCGGTCCGACTGCCCGGTCGGGGTCGACATGGCCACGTACAAGGCGGAGTTCCTGCACCACCACTACGCGGGCCGGCGCCGTCCGGCCGCCCACTACAGCATGGGCCGGCTGCCGGTGTGGCTGCGCCTGGTGGACCGGCTGCGGGCGGCTGCGGTGGTCAACGCCCTGGCCTCCGCAGGGCCCTTGGCCGCCGTCGCCAAGCGGCTCGCGGGGATCGCGCCCGAGCGGCGGATCCCGCGGCTGGCCCCGGTGACCTTCAGCCGGTGGTGGGAGGCGCGGGACGCCCGCGGCACCGGTGACCTGGTCGTCCTGTGGCCGGACACCTTCACCGAGCACCTCTCGCCGTCCGTGGGGCAGGCGGCCGTACGGGTCCTGGAGGCGGCGGGGCTGCGGGTGGCGCTGCCGCCCACCGTGCACCTGGCGAAGCCGCCGGTGGGCGACGGCCGTACGGTCGCCCTCGACCCGGTGTCCGTGCTGCGCGGCCGGGGCCGCGTCTGCTGCGGCCTGACGTATGTGTCGACGGGGCAGCTCGACCGCGCCCGCGCGGTGTTGCGCCGCACCCTCGACCTGATGGACCCGGTGCTGGAGACGACGACGCCGGTCATCGTCCTGGAACCGAGCTGCGCGGCCGCGCTCCGCACCGACCTGCCGGAACTGCTGCACGACGACCCGCGCGCCGCCCTTCTCGCCTCCCGGGTCCTGACCTTCGCGGAGGCCCTGGAGCGGCTCGCCCCCCACTGGCGGCCGCCGGCCCTGGACCGCCCCGTCGTCGGCCAGACCCACTGCCACCAGCACGCCGTCCTCGGCGACACGGCCGACCGCCGGCTGCGGGAGGCCGCGGGCCTCACCGGCGAGCTGACCGGCGGCTGCTGCGGGCTGGCGGGCGACTTCGGCTTCGAGAAGGGCCACTTCGAGGTGTCCCGGGCCTGCGCGGAGGAGCAGCTGCTGCCGTCGGTGCGCCAGGCGCCCGAGGGCGCGGCGGTCCTGGCCGACGGCTACTCCTGCCGCACCCAGCTGGAGCAGCTGGCGGGCGTACGGGGACGGCACCTTGCGGAGCTTCTGGCGGAGGGACTGACACCCGGGCCTTGA